Genomic window (Pseudanabaena sp. FACHB-2040):
TGCAATGGGGCCGCTCAGCAGGCAGGCATTCTCCACGATGGAACGGTGGTGCCCTGCTGCAAAGACTTCGAGGGGCAAATTCCCCTGGGCAACGTCAAGGAGCAGCCACTGCGAGATATTCTCAACGCCGCTCCGGCCTGTCAACTGCGGCAAGGGTTTGACCGTTGGCAGGTAGAAAACCCTGTGTGCCAGCGCTGCATGGGAGCCGATACGACTTCCAAAGCAGTTTTGCGGCAGATCGGCTCTATTGCCTACTTCAAGCTCTACAACCCCCTCATGAAGCGGCTGCAGCCCCACTGGGGCGAAACTTGATTAGGGCTGCCAGCGTTCTAATCCACGCTGGGTGGGGATGCCTGCAGCGGAAAATGTCCAGATAGCCCGTTTGTGCTCAGGGCCATAGCTGAGGTGTAGGGGACGATCCGGGCCATAGTAATAGATTGAGTCAAAGGGAAGAGCCTGGTTCAAAAGCCAGTCGAGGATGCGATCGCTCCCCACACCCGCCACCCAAAAATCACAGGCTGCCCCTAGCCGAGAGCAGTAGAGCCGTCCATTGCGGTTGCGCTCATGGGCCATGTGCTGATCTCGGCTGGGGTCCACCCGGCCATACTTTTTACCCGTGACCGGATCACGCTGGGCCAGAAACTTCTTCAAATCAACCGAGCAGAAGCCATAGGTAAGCTGAAACCCATCCCAGCCAAACGCGTCAATCAGGGGGTCTAGAAGGTAATGATTCAGGTCTCTCAGCGCCTGCAAAGTCTCATCCTGTCTCGGCCAAGGATCAATCACATCAGCAAAACGGCGATATGTCTGAGTACAGGTACAAAACTCCCCCAGCGTTAAATACCTCCCCAGCCGTTCCCCCTCCATTGCGCCCTCCTCCCTACGCCTACAAAGACGGAAAAAACACCCTCAAATAAGCCCCAATCAATACATCGCCCCAAAAAATTGCAATCACTGCTCCCAATGCCAGAAACGGCCCAAAGGGCATGGGCTGACGACGGCTGATTAGGCGCAGTGCGATCGCACTACCCCCCACCACGGCCCCGCTCAAGCAGGCCAAAAATCCGCTCAGCAAAACCCCCGGCCAGCCCAGCCAGGCCCCCAACATCGCCGCCAGCTTAGCATCGCCGCCGCCCATCGCTGTCTGCCCCAATGCTGCCGAGGCAAACAGAGTAATCAGGTCAAACAGCCAGACCCCCACCACGGCCCCAATCACGCCTCCCATCAGCCGATGCACTGCCGCCGCGACCGATCCGGTTTCGCTATACCCCATTGCTGCTTGAAAGATTAGCCCTACAACCAGCCCAGACTGCGTGAGGGAATTGGGCAGCGTCAGGGTATCAAAGTCGATAAACGTCAGCACCACCAGCCAGCTCAGCAGCAGCCAGTAGCCCAGCGTAAACCCAGAGAAGCCAAACAGCCAGAAAGTTGCTAAAAACAGCCCTCCCGTGAACGCCTCGATCAGCGGATAACGGGCGGCAATGGGTGCTTTGCAATAGCGGCAGCGGCCTCTCAGCCAGAGCCAACCAAAGACGGGCACATTGTCGTAGGGCTTGAGCGGGGTGTGGCAGCGAGGACAGCGGGAGGGTGGATACAGCAGCGATAGCCCCTCCGGAATGCGGTAGATCACCACATTCAGAAAGCTGCCTACGGCAGCCCCCAACATAAACACCAGCAGCGACGGAATCAGCGCGTACAGCAAGGCATTAAAACAAAACCGCTATTCTTCGCAGCATACCCCGTTGCGCCGATAGGCCATCAACCTAAGCCTCTGCATGGGTAGCCTCCTGGATCACGTCATCAAAGGCGGGTGCGTACTGCAGCTTGCCGTGCAACAGGTCAGAGTTTTGGCCGACTAGCTTGACCATGAAAGCGGCCTCTGGCACAGGAAAAGGAGACTCAATGCCGTAGCGGACAGCAGGTTCAAAGCCAAACTGGCTGTAGTAAGCTGGCTCTCCTAACACCGTCACTAGCGAGTTGCCCCTAGCTCTAGCGGCTCTCAGGCCCTGCTGCACCAGTCGCTTACCAATGCCCTGCCGCTGATGCTGAGGCAGCACTGCTAGTGGGGCCAGCACCAGCACTGGCACTGTGTCTTTTCCCACAAGCTGCCCGTAGCTAAACAAAATGTGGCCCACAATCTGACAGTTGATCTCTGCTACTAGGGCCAGATCTGACACATAGGCAACGGAGTGGCGAATTTTTTCAACCAGCCGAGCTTCACTTGACTGACCAAAGGCCAACGTGTGCAGTTGGGCAATGGCTCCGTAGTCACTCACCTGTTCGGGCCTGATCTTGATCGGTAGCCCCCTAGACTCTTCCACGTCGTTTCCCCTACTCTGCAGTTTCTGGGTAATTTCGGCGCTGCGATCGCACCCGGTTCAGATCTATTTGTCAATAGAGCGCGGCAGCTTAAGGTGCGGCACACAGCTCTGGACCTTCACATTATCGGAGTAATTCAGCACAAACTCCTAAAGCATTGCGTCCGCAGTCTTAGCAAGATTGCCTTGATCTTGGCTGCAATGCTTTGCCTCTAAAAGCCTTGCTACTGACCAGCGCCCTGCAGCGCCTGATCCAGATCGGCCATCAAATCCTCTGGATGCTCTAGTCCGACAGACAGCCGCAGCAGATTCACCGGAGTTTGGGTGCCCGGAGCCTCAATCGAAGCCCGGTGCTCAATTAAGCTGTGAGGACCGCCAAAGCTAGTGGCGCGGGTAAATAGTTTGACCTTGGCGGCTACTGCCAGGGCCGTTTCCTGATTACCCTTGACCAAAATCGAGAGCAGGCCGCCGTAACCACTCATCTGCTGGGCTGCGATCGCATGGCCCGGATGGTCGGCCAAGCCCGGATACAGCACCCGCTCTACCGCCCCATGCTGGCTGAGCAACTCGGCCAAGCGCTGGGCGTTTGCGGCCTGAGTATGAACCCGGCAGGCGAGGGTTTGCAGCCCCCGCAGAGCCAGCCAGCAGTCAAAGGGCGAGGGCACCGCACCGCCGATGCCTTGAATTAGACGGATTTGGTTGAATAGGGGAGATAGCTCTCGGGTCACGACTATGCCGCCGATCACGTCGCTGTGTCCGGCCAGATATTTGGTGGTGGCGTGGATGACTAAGTCAGCCCCGTGCTCTAGCGGATTTTGCAGCACGGGCGAGGCCACTGTGTTGTCGCAGGCTAGGGAAGCTCCGGCTTCATGGGCTAGGTGGGCAGCGGCTCGAATGTCAGTGACGGCCAGTTGCGGGTTAGAAGGCGTCTCAATCAGAATTAGCCGGGTGTTGGCTTTTATTGCCTGCTGCACCGCCGCCAAATCGGTCGTATCTACCAGGTCAAAAGCGAGGCCCCAGGGAGCAAAAATCTGCCGCAGCATTTCCTGCACCCCAAAGTAGACGTTTTGTGGGGCAATCACGTGGTCGCCAGCCTTTAGCGCCTGAAAAACCGACATGGTAGCGGCTGACCCAGAGGCAAAGGCGGCGGCTTCGGTGCCGCGCTCTAGGGTTGCGATCGCAGCTTCTAGCGCCTGCCGATTAGGATTGCCGCTGCGAGAATAGATATATTCGTGCGGATAGGTGCCATCGGCAGCGCGTTCAAAGGTAGACGACAGATAAATGGGGGGCACGACTGACCCCATGTTTTCAGCAGAACTCGGTGCCGTCGCGCGGATAATCTGGCTTTCAATATGCATAGCAGGGGTTTAGAAGGCTTCTGCAGGATCTTAAATCAGCTAGCACCCTGCACCTGCTTTTTGGTGGAGCGCACAGCAAACATAGGAGCCAGCACAATTCTCGAAGCGCTGTCTTAACCTGTACTTAAACATTCGATTTATTTTGGAAAAGAAATCATAAAGAGCCCTAAGTAATTCCACTGTACTGAAGTCTTTTTCGTATCATGGTTTACATAAAATAGGATTTTTTATTAGGCAAATTAGCGCCTCGCAAAGCAAGACTTGCCAAAAACTTGTTACCTGCAGTCTTGAAAATAGCCAGCCCAAAAGTATTCTGTTTCGATCTCAATCTGGGTCTTTCTGCAACCATTCCTAAATTAATCCGTTCCTTGAAATGCAGTTTTTTTAAGTAGCTTCAGAGGTTTTTCCTTCCACTGGTTCCTTCAAATGCCTAACGCTAAGTCTGATGCTGAGGTCAGATTTAGGCTTTCTCGTTAAAAACTGACATCTCTCCAACCGCTATGAACCGGCTAAATCTTTTAGGTACCTCTGTTCCCGCTGCTACAGCTCATCAAGGGCAATCATCAAAGCGAGTTAGCAGCGGCTGGTTTAGATTTTCCTATAGATTTACGACTGGCCATCTTCTGCTGGGGACGGTTGAGGGAGACTTTTTAGTTAACCTGCCCCATTTAGTGTTTAACCTGCGTCATTTAACTGCAGCTTTGCAGGATCAACGCTCACGAACAGTTCTGCAGTTTGACCGGGTTTTTGGCCAATTTGATTTAAGTTCATCCGAAGTGCTTTTCTCGGGCTCTGACTCAGGGTCGGGGTCATTTTTCTGCTTCAATTATCGGGGCAGTGAAGCCATCGTTTTTGACGGCATTGACGAAGGCTGGCTGGCTTCGGGCTGGGTGCCTGCGACCTGGCAGGTAGAATCGCTCGGTGGTAGCGATGCAGCAGTTGTTTGGGGCCAAGCTCAAGCCCAGCCGCAGCCAGCCAGCCTTAGCCTTGGCTGAGCACAGGTATTAGGCGTTGCTCAGTGGTTACAAAAGCGGTAACCAAATTTTTGGGAGCTGATTCGACCGCCATACTGGCAGCAACCGCGTGTTTAGAAGGAGACCGGCTGTGCTGCGAGATGCCCGCGATTATCAGATCTTGTTCCTGTCTTTGTTTTTGCTGCTGGGGTTAGCGACTCGCGACTGGACTCTGCGACCGGCAGGAGTGGGCTGTGCGATCGCAGCCTGCCTACTGACCCAATGGTTAATGACAAGAGCGGCTGCCTGGATCAAGTTAGGGCACAGCCTGCCTCCCACGCTAGACACTGTGGACCATGCCGCTGAGCCGCTGCCTGCTGCTCCCTTTAACTGGCGCAGTCCTTTAATTACTGCTCTGGGCCTCAGCCTGCTGCTGCGGGTGGATCACCTGCCGACGATGGCGCTGGCAGGCTTTTTTGCGATCGCGAGTAAGTTTGTGCTGCGGGTGGGCGACAAGCATTTCTTTAACCCGGCCAACTTCGGCATTATTGCCGTGCTGCTGCTGACCCATGATGCCTGGGTATCTCCCGGCCAGTGGGGCGAGGAAGCCTGGTACGCCCTAATTTTTCTGGGGGCAGGAGGTCTGGTGCTAAAGCGGGTAGGCCGCTGGGATACGACCCTGGCCTTTCTCAGCACCTATGCAGCTTTAGAGGCACTGCGCAATCTCTGGCTGGGCTGGAGCTGGGACGTGTGGTCACACCGGCTAATGAGCGGATCGCTGCTGCTGTTTGCCCTATTCATGGTGACCGACCCCCGCGCCATTCCCAATGCTCGTCCGGCGCGGCTGCTGTGGGCAGCTGCGATCGCACTGCTCACCTTTTGGCTACGAAACTACCTGTACCTGCCCACAGCAGTCTTCTGGGCGCTATTTGCCCTGTCGCCATTAACGCTGCTGCTGGATCACCTGTGGACTGCCCCCACCTTCATGTGGAAAACCCTGGGGAAAACTTCGCTGCTGAGGCGATTAGGCCCCTCGCTGGGGATAATTGGTGGGGTTGCGATCGCATTCTTTACTCTAGTTCCGGCTGCCTGGGCCTTTTGCGGCTTCTACGTGGCCAAGGCCGATACCAGCCTCTACAACCAGGCATCGCAGGTGATCATTGCGCGAGACGGCAACCGCACCGTGTTGACGATGGCCAATGACTACCAGGGCGATGTGCAGGACTTTGCCCTGGTAGTGCCGGTGCCAGTGCTGCTCACTGAGGATCAGGTCAACGTAGGCGATCCGGCCATTGTGGAGCGGCTCGATGCCTTTAGCGCCCCCCGTTTAGTGGAATATTTCGACCCCGATCCCTGTGCCCCGGTTTACCCCATGGCTCCAAGCATGGCCCCTGGTAGCTTGACCAGTCAGGCTGCCAGGGGAGCCGCTGCCGATCAGTCCTTAGGCGTCACCGTAGAAGCCAGCTTTTCCGTGGGTGAATACGACATTGTTATCCTCAGCGCCCGCGAATCAGACGGGCTAGAAACTTGGCTGCGGCAAAACGACTACCAGCTGCCATCTGGGGCCAGCGGTCTGCTGCAGCCCTACATTCGCCAGGGCATGAAGTTTTTTGTTGCTAAGGTCAACCTGGAGGAGTTTGATCGCGGCGGCTTCCAGTCTCTGCGGCCGCTACAAATGGCTTATGAGTCGCCCCGATTCATGCTGCCAATTCGGCTGGGCATGGTCAACGCTCAGCAGGAGCAGGATTTAATGGTGTATCTACTAACGCCCTCTGGGCAGGTCGAGGTGACCAACTACCGCACCGTGAAAATTCCCTCTGAGGCTGAGATTCCAGTTTTCGTGAAGGACGAGTTCAGCGACTTCTACCGCTCCATGTTTCAGCTCAGCCACCAGCAGGAGAACCGCAGCGTTGCCTTCCTTGAATATGCCTGGGACATGGGCTGGTGCGACCCCTGCGCCGCCAATCCCCTAACACCAGAGGAACTGCGCCAGGCAGGCGTTTTTTGGATCGGATCGGCACAGGCACAGGCCCGGACAGGACTGATGCCGCCTCCAGGCAATAATGTCTTCATCACTCGTCTGCACGTTCGCTATGCCCGCGACAAGTTTCCGGAGGACTTGGTATTTCAGGAAACGTCAAACCGCGAAAATTTTCAGGGTCGGTACATTTTGCGCCATGCGTTTAGCGGAGGAGCAGCCTGTGAAGCCGCAGAGGCTTACCGCAGATCTTTGCCTGAGCGGTTTGAGCGCGAGGCCCAAACCCTAGCTCGACTGACCGGCTGGGATGTCTCCGAGATTCGCCGGAAGCTGCCAGCAGTAGAAACTGCCCCCACTCCCTGGTGGCGTCGGCTGTGGCCCTAAAGCGTAAGAACTCGAAAAGCCGGGCTTGTCTGGTGAAAGACTACTATATAGAGAGGGTTTGTAGCGCTATGGGCAATCTTCCGGAGATACCGTATCCCCTGATGCAAATAATTTTCAGGCTGGTATAGTTATCTCCAGCGATCCGGCCTTTCCGGTCGGATCCTTTGCATCTTAAGAACCCGTGCAATTTGGGAGACTTTCGAGGTTTGCATTCTCACTGGCTAATTCCGGGGACATTGAGTGCGTTGAGTGCGCTGGTGATTACACTACCGGCTGAAGCAGCGCAGCTCCAGTCCTGGTGGTTCGATGCCCAGAATAATCGGCTCACCTTCACCACCGATGTAGGGGTGCAGCCGAGGGCGCAGATGATTTTTAGCCCCACCCGCGTTGTCGTAGACCTGCCGGGGACGACTTTGGGCCGGGCCACTCAGAGCCAGCGGGTAGGTGGAGCCGTGCGCGAGGTGAGGGCAGGCCAGTTTGATGCTCAGACTACTCGTATTGTGATTGAGCTGAGTGAGAGCTACGCGGTTAGCCCTCAGCAGGTCGAGGTGCGGGGCCTCAGCGCTAACCAGTGGGTGGTGCAGCTGCCTGCCCCCGGTACTGCCGCCGCAACGCCTGCTTCGGGCGCACCCCAGACCGCGCCCCCTAGTCAAGCAGCCCCCGGCCAAGCCGCTAACCAACGCGCTGCCAATCAAATCGTGCGCCAGGGCAACGCTAGGGGAGCAGCTCAGCTAGAGGGCATTTCAACCACTGGGGACGGCTTTTTGCTGCGGGTTAGCGGCAATGTGCCTCAGCCCAGGGTGACCCAGAGCGGTAGAGGGCCGGATAACCGCCAGTTAACGATTGAGCTACCCAATACTGCGATCGCATCTACCCTCCGGCCCATCGCCCTGCCCAGCAACCGCTACAGCGTTATCACTTGGGAGATAACCCAGCTAGAGTCAGACCCGCCCACCACTCGAATCACGCTGGCCCTAGCGGCGGCCAGTCCTGACTGGCGAGTATTGAACAACCAAGGCGGCGTAATTTTGCTGCCGCCTCGGGGGGTGGCGATTAGCTCGATTCCTGACAGCCCGCCCCCAACAGCGACATCGCCCGTGGCAGCCCAGCCGCCACCGAGCAGACCGACTCAGCCAATCGCTGTGCCACCTACCCCCACTACCCCACCGCCCACACCCCGGCCAGCGGCTCCTCCACCTTCGGTGCGTAACGAGCGGCGGGTGGTCGTAATAGATCCGGGTCACGGCGGGGTTGACCCGGGTGCAGTCGGCATTGGCGGTCTGCAGGAGAAACACGTGATCTTTCCGATCTCTCTGCGAGTGCGGGAGATTTTGGAGAGCCAGGGCGTCACCGTGATCATGACTCGCTATGACGATCGCACTGTGGAGCTGCAGCCCCGAGTCGATGTTGCCGAGCGGGCTAATGCCACCGTGTTTGTCAGCATTCACGCCAATGCGATCAGCCTCAGCCGACCCGAGGTCAATGGCACTGAGTCTTACTACGCCTCTGAGTCTGGGCGGCGGCTAGCAGCGACTATTCACGCCAGCATGCTGGCAGCGACCGGCATGAATGATCGAGGTGTGCGACAGGCGAACTTCTTTGTGATCCGCCGCACCTCCATGCCAGCAACCCTGCTAGAGCTGGGCTTTGTCACTGGGGCTCAAGATGCGCCTCGGCTGCGAGATCCGGCCTGGCAAGAGACAATGGCCAATGCGATCGCACGCGGCATTCTCCAGTATCTTCAGCAAAATCCCTAGCCTCAAGACCTGCGCGAAATCTTGCAGACTGTTGCGATCGCACTCTAAGTCCCGCTTTGGCAGCTAGGGTAGGAGCAATTTTGGTGGAGGCTAGCCCCATGAGTCCCCTGAGCCTGATCTTGATAGCCCTACTGGCTTTTGTGCTCGGTTTTTGGTTGACTAAGCGCCTGCAGCGCCAGCAGAAGCAGCGCCTGCCGTCGCCGCCCTCGTTCTCTCTAGCCCAGAGGCCCCAGCAGGCCGCCAGCGCCCCCATCAACCGAGAGGCACTCAACGCCCAGGTGCAGACTCTGCTAGACAGAAACCAGAAGACTGAAGCAATTAAGCTGGTGCAAGAGCAGACGGGCTGCAGCCTTAAGGAAGCCAAGGCATACGTTGTCAACGGCATCGCCCCTGTTGGCTTTCCTGACCTATTTGCCCCCCAGGACTTCGGTGCCGCCAGCCAAATTTCGGGGGAAGCAATGCTCAAGATACAAAGACTGATTGCAACCGACCAGAGAATGGAGGCCATCAAGCTGGTGCAGCTTTACACCCGTTGGGATCTGAAAACGGCGATGGCCTACCTGGAACAGCTAGCCTCTCGCGGCTAGGGCTGCACAGGCACAAAGTCGTAGCCATACCCAGAGCGAGTGCCGGGGCGCACCTGAACTAGCTGCATGGCCTGATTGCGATCGCCCGAAGGCAAAAACCGGATCGTGCCCGTAGCGCCCTCAGTGGTAAAGCCAGATCCTGATAGAGTCGCCTGCAGCCCTGAGCGGCTGGGGTTGGGCGCAAGTCCGGCAGCCAGCGCCAGCACTGCATCGTAAGCCATTGCGGTGCGCCAGTTGACGTCGCCGCCACCCCAGAGCTGACGGGCCGTAGCCACAAAGGGAGTATTGGGGTTAGACAGCAAAATCCAGGGCACCGTCACCACCATGTCGGCGGCATTGTCTCCACCTCGCTGCAAAAGCTGAGGATTGTAGAGGCTGTCGCCGCCAAGCAGAGGCAGGCGGTTTTGATTGGCCTGGACTACCTGCAGCGCCTGATCTAGCGTAGCCGTGTTGGTGGCTAGCACCAGCACCTCCGCCCCCTGCTGAGTCACTTGGTCTAAGCTATTGCTGGCGTTAAAGCTGGGTTGGGCAACGTTGATCTCGGCAACGACCTGGCCGCCATCGCTCAACAGCGCCGTAGTCAGCTCATCTTTTAGAGATCGGCTGTAGTCGCTGTCGGCATTGAAGTAAATCGCTGCATTACGCTGCTGCAGGCTGTTGACCAGGTAGCGAGACAGGGTAGTAGCCGTGAAGCGATCGCTCGGCACCGTCCTAAAAACAGCGTCGCCAAAGCCCGACAGCCCGACGGCGGTGCTGGTGGGCGACACCATCACCAGCCCGCCCTGCTGATAGACCTCACCTGCCGCCAGAGAAGTCTCGCTGCCAAAGTGGCCGACAACGCCCAGCACAGTAGGATCTTGCACCAGCGACTCAGCTACCTGGGCGGCCACGGTAGGGGCATTGTCGTCGTTTGCAATCACGATACGAAGGGGCACGCCGTTGATGCCCCCGGCTTCATTCACCTGCCGCTGGGCCTGGGCAACCCCCCGCAGGATTTCCTGGGCCGGGTCCACTGAAGTTGTCGTCGGCACGGCTACCGCCAAGGTATAGCTCTGTCCGTTACCAATACGGGCATTGTTGAGGTAGATCAGCGCTTCGGGGTCGTTGCGATTTTGCTGTAGAGACGCCTCCAAAGAACTAACGGCTTGGGCGAAGTCGCCAGATGCGATCGCACTAATCCCCGCCTCTTTTTGGGCTGAGGTCACTCCGGTAATCAGCAGCCGCTCGCCCGTACTAAAGCGCTGCTCCAGGGCTGACTGGCCTGGACTGTTGGGGGCAGCAGGATCGGCACTAGGCGTAATCTCCGGCAGCGATTGACTCAAGTTACGGCCCAGCTCAGTATGGCGGGTCAGCCACCAAAAGCCGCCGCCCAACAGCAGCAGGGTGGTGCCCAAAGCTAAAACCAGCGCCGGAATCTCATTTTTCTTGGTCATAAGTTCAATCTAGCCTCTGCCGTCACAAAGCTGTGAGGAGCTGTTAAAGGTATTCACAAACCAAGCTTTAGGGATGAGGTAGGCTCACTGGATGAGCCGCAGCGGATCGCCCAGCTTCAGCACCTTGCC
Coding sequences:
- a CDS encoding DUF2330 domain-containing protein; translated protein: MWKTLGKTSLLRRLGPSLGIIGGVAIAFFTLVPAAWAFCGFYVAKADTSLYNQASQVIIARDGNRTVLTMANDYQGDVQDFALVVPVPVLLTEDQVNVGDPAIVERLDAFSAPRLVEYFDPDPCAPVYPMAPSMAPGSLTSQAARGAAADQSLGVTVEASFSVGEYDIVILSARESDGLETWLRQNDYQLPSGASGLLQPYIRQGMKFFVAKVNLEEFDRGGFQSLRPLQMAYESPRFMLPIRLGMVNAQQEQDLMVYLLTPSGQVEVTNYRTVKIPSEAEIPVFVKDEFSDFYRSMFQLSHQQENRSVAFLEYAWDMGWCDPCAANPLTPEELRQAGVFWIGSAQAQARTGLMPPPGNNVFITRLHVRYARDKFPEDLVFQETSNRENFQGRYILRHAFSGGAACEAAEAYRRSLPERFEREAQTLARLTGWDVSEIRRKLPAVETAPTPWWRRLWP
- a CDS encoding ABC transporter substrate-binding protein; its protein translation is MTKKNEIPALVLALGTTLLLLGGGFWWLTRHTELGRNLSQSLPEITPSADPAAPNSPGQSALEQRFSTGERLLITGVTSAQKEAGISAIASGDFAQAVSSLEASLQQNRNDPEALIYLNNARIGNGQSYTLAVAVPTTTSVDPAQEILRGVAQAQRQVNEAGGINGVPLRIVIANDDNAPTVAAQVAESLVQDPTVLGVVGHFGSETSLAAGEVYQQGGLVMVSPTSTAVGLSGFGDAVFRTVPSDRFTATTLSRYLVNSLQQRNAAIYFNADSDYSRSLKDELTTALLSDGGQVVAEINVAQPSFNASNSLDQVTQQGAEVLVLATNTATLDQALQVVQANQNRLPLLGGDSLYNPQLLQRGGDNAADMVVTVPWILLSNPNTPFVATARQLWGGGDVNWRTAMAYDAVLALAAGLAPNPSRSGLQATLSGSGFTTEGATGTIRFLPSGDRNQAMQLVQVRPGTRSGYGYDFVPVQP
- a CDS encoding N-acetylmuramoyl-L-alanine amidase encodes the protein MHSHWLIPGTLSALSALVITLPAEAAQLQSWWFDAQNNRLTFTTDVGVQPRAQMIFSPTRVVVDLPGTTLGRATQSQRVGGAVREVRAGQFDAQTTRIVIELSESYAVSPQQVEVRGLSANQWVVQLPAPGTAAATPASGAPQTAPPSQAAPGQAANQRAANQIVRQGNARGAAQLEGISTTGDGFLLRVSGNVPQPRVTQSGRGPDNRQLTIELPNTAIASTLRPIALPSNRYSVITWEITQLESDPPTTRITLALAAASPDWRVLNNQGGVILLPPRGVAISSIPDSPPPTATSPVAAQPPPSRPTQPIAVPPTPTTPPPTPRPAAPPPSVRNERRVVVIDPGHGGVDPGAVGIGGLQEKHVIFPISLRVREILESQGVTVIMTRYDDRTVELQPRVDVAERANATVFVSIHANAISLSRPEVNGTESYYASESGRRLAATIHASMLAATGMNDRGVRQANFFVIRRTSMPATLLELGFVTGAQDAPRLRDPAWQETMANAIARGILQYLQQNP
- a CDS encoding aminotransferase class I/II-fold pyridoxal phosphate-dependent enzyme; protein product: MHIESQIIRATAPSSAENMGSVVPPIYLSSTFERAADGTYPHEYIYSRSGNPNRQALEAAIATLERGTEAAAFASGSAATMSVFQALKAGDHVIAPQNVYFGVQEMLRQIFAPWGLAFDLVDTTDLAAVQQAIKANTRLILIETPSNPQLAVTDIRAAAHLAHEAGASLACDNTVASPVLQNPLEHGADLVIHATTKYLAGHSDVIGGIVVTRELSPLFNQIRLIQGIGGAVPSPFDCWLALRGLQTLACRVHTQAANAQRLAELLSQHGAVERVLYPGLADHPGHAIAAQQMSGYGGLLSILVKGNQETALAVAAKVKLFTRATSFGGPHSLIEHRASIEAPGTQTPVNLLRLSVGLEHPEDLMADLDQALQGAGQ
- a CDS encoding A24 family peptidase; translated protein: MLGAAVGSFLNVVIYRIPEGLSLLYPPSRCPRCHTPLKPYDNVPVFGWLWLRGRCRYCKAPIAARYPLIEAFTGGLFLATFWLFGFSGFTLGYWLLLSWLVVLTFIDFDTLTLPNSLTQSGLVVGLIFQAAMGYSETGSVAAAVHRLMGGVIGAVVGVWLFDLITLFASAALGQTAMGGGDAKLAAMLGAWLGWPGVLLSGFLACLSGAVVGGSAIALRLISRRQPMPFGPFLALGAVIAIFWGDVLIGAYLRVFFPSL
- a CDS encoding N-acetyltransferase, coding for MEESRGLPIKIRPEQVSDYGAIAQLHTLAFGQSSEARLVEKIRHSVAYVSDLALVAEINCQIVGHILFSYGQLVGKDTVPVLVLAPLAVLPQHQRQGIGKRLVQQGLRAARARGNSLVTVLGEPAYYSQFGFEPAVRYGIESPFPVPEAAFMVKLVGQNSDLLHGKLQYAPAFDDVIQEATHAEA